tttcgaGCTGTTTCAGACTTTCAGTATTTGAGtgttcaaagaaaaaaaacgaaACTTCAGTGGAGGGAGGTTTGGCTTTTGGCGGTTGAGACTTTACAGAGGTTTATCCTTTCTCCCGGTTTAATTGCACCAGACATCCTAAACTATAAacttcattttaaattggtccctaaatttcaaaacattctaattaaatcctaaactatcaatattatatcaatcaggtccttctattattaaaaccattaatttaactattaaatgacACGTAAAATCTTATgtgactaaaatgaatttttcaaagaaaagaaaaatgtttatgcataacttttaaaattaaaaactaaaaataaagtaataccGGAAAAATAGAGAGTAAACGATAACTTTTTAAAAGCTTCAAAactttaaatcaataattttacaacattcagtattcaaaatattcatttctctttaatttttttattttaaatcatgcCACAAGAGATTTGACGTTTTATTTAACGATTAAGTTAAcgattttaataacaaaataacttttgaGATATCACCGATAATTTgagtcaattttaattttagtctctcttttctactaaaattagaggtttaatatttaatctctataaattgatataatttagtctcttttttaaatattgttgaTAATCAATTGAGAAATGGCTAAAAAAAACCATGTCCGagtaagttatattattataagaatttttttgtcttttgtataaatttaataaaaactcaCATACGATAAGATTTAAACCtaataattcataatatttaaaccaaaacttcatttgatttatacataaaattttaataaatatatatttttaaaatcattcacATCATGGTATGCTATAATCTAgtatttgataatattattagttgTTGCTATTAAAGTGACTGacatatgaatttttttacaattattagaCCACGGGCAAAATGAAAAGCCTAATAAATTGTTTAactaattatatttgttatttttaatgtaatgcctagaactactcatagGCCTTCCCAACCCATATATAAGaggataatatatttttacgtACTCAAATCTAGATcttcctacattgacaacaatactcatATCAGCCGAGTTAAATAAAAGCTaatcaatcctattttatccatgataaatttgcatttcacCATACCATCAAACTCAAgtgaaaatttaatcaaatacaTTGGacagtaataaatttatataacaattgAATACTGAAAATAactctttataaaaataataatattaatttgaattaaaaaataaattattttaaattgagattaaaatatcaaattatatctattaaatgataaaaaatttgacGCTAAATTCGATACTTCTTTCtcttatattaaaaataattaaaaatatgactAAATAAACCATAATTATAACCTTTTAAAATGCGccaaaagtttgaaaaataaaatgggaagtgatttattttgttttaaaataaaatgtttagcTTTATCTTTAAACCCACAAACCTTTCTCGTCAATTTTAAACTTGtccttttcttaaaaaataaattgcatttttatatgtttcatctaatttattattgtgttgaacaaaagaaaaacttctaatttattattgtgTTATCTTAAATTCAAGTTTGACATACATGGATTTAAATtcatctttataaattttatataaaaatacaaaaaagtcaGAATATGTGTactttgtcaaattttaaattttaatcctcacgtgattaaaatttatcaaaattttaaattggaatttttttttgacattGTCAAGTTGGAATTTTAatcgataaattttaataaaaaatacttacgATATTCGTAAAAAAGTTCTAACTATCCTCATTGATAGGTAAAAAGTAAACatattaaattgacaaattttgacaaataaaGACCATAATGATTGGGATTTTCAAATTGAGAAAGTAAATGGattacattttaactttaaaagtaAATAGAACAAACCTCAAATTCTTTACAAGTCCATAGACTAACATCACattttaaccaaaacaaaacactcttataataataattggtACTTTATAAAAGAATCGGGTTTTAATCTTTTCACGACTGAATTGATATCTAATTGACTCGTAACACCAACTCAGCCTTGAACTTTAAtataatagatataaatataGATAGCTATTTCTCATAAATTAATCTAAGATAATTCAATTCAGATTATATGGCTTAggccaaaaaataatttataggcataatgcatatataaatgaaaatatggaatcaattttaaccaaaggttaccaaaaacataaaaaagcaacatcaaatattttaatgtatagTTATAAACCTCTCACATGACTTAAACTGTGCCCTAGAGTTAGTTCTTTTAACCTATATTtcaaaaaaacacaaatttaataaCCAACCgccctttattttttcttcagtTGATATTACACTCATTTAGGAACTATAATCCATCTACCAACATGATCATCGTTATCATATGGTATTATTGGTCTGATGTTGATCGGTTTCGTCGGGATTTTCAGTTTCATCCGGGGGGGTTACAGTTTCAGAGTTTACCTTGctttcatttgaaaatttgttgTTATCTTCTGTGGCATTAACTACTGGTTGTTTCTCCATCATCCCGGAGAGAGCTAGGCTAGGAGACCATTCGAGGACGTCGTCGATTATGTTCGACATCCGTTTTTGATATCTGCAAGAGTAGTATAAAAGGGTTTAGATGTATGATGACGAATGATTCCAAGAACACCAGTCCAGAATGATTGAAACTGTTTACGAAACACATGATGTATACACACATATGTAAGTGCTTGAAGACTACAATTGTCCTCATAAATTCTAGATCGAGAGTGAAGATGCCTTTAATGATGGAAATCATGAAGCACTGTATAGGCCTTTTAAAGCACTAATAGATAAAAGTACCATGGTGGCCTTTGTACTAAGAGTaggattgcattttgccccatCTACTAAAAAATATggggcaaattagtccctatacgttaaatcaaaaagcaaactagtccttcaattaaaaatttcaccatttctattgttaaaaacagATCCCTCTATGTCAGCATGATGTACATGTGGCATGCCACAAATTATTGTCTGGTTATCCCGTTACCTAcgccagtttttaatagtacaaatagatgaaatttttaatagaaagcaCCAATATGCTCTTTGAACTAACGTATATGGActgatttgctcattttttgagtagacaGGGCAAAATGTAATCCAACTCCTAGTACAAGGGCCTCTGCGGTACTTTTACCGCAATAATATGATCACACTGCTCTCtggattaataaaaaaaaaaaatcttatgaCCAAGAGCAGATTTGGAACTGACCTTGCTCTAGCAGCCTCATCAGGAGCATGATGCCTCAGCAGCAATATAACCAAGACAGCCACAATTGCATAAAACAGTCTAGCTGTCCATTTTGGACgttcttcttcatcttttttgGGCAAAAACCGGAACAATTCTCGCAGCGTTGCTTCCTCAGCAAGGATGTTAGGGAAGAACCAAATACGCTTTCCCAGGACGATCCATGCAGCACCAAATATTGCAGCTCTCACTACAAAGTTTGAAGTTTgaatgaaaatagagaaaagaaaagcaaacaTGCAATAGAAAAAAGGTACAGAAAGAACCGGTGATTTGAACAACTAAAATTGATCATGCAAACAACCTTTTAAAAACCAGGATCACAGCCAGGCAGTTCAAGACACTAATCTGTTTTAACTCAACAGCAATAAGTGCAAACATAAGGGGTTTAGCAAGGTAGTTCCACTTGTCCCTAAATTTGACCGGAAAGTTGGTTCGTCCAACATGTATCTCTGGCTCACTATTTTACTTCCTAAAGGAATTTTTTGGTGATATATTACGCCGTTGGTAATTTAGTTTATGGGGAATATTAGTGGAAAGGAAATTAACATACAACGTTTCCTCTTCCAGTATAAAGTCAGTTATAGCCAATATGAGTTTTGCTATATTTTTGTGTTCCCAAAGACCATAGCTCAGTTCAGTTCCCATGTCATATGCTATTGTTATTTCAGTAGTATACACACacaagagagaaagagagatcGGAGAATATACAATCGCTACCAATTCATAAGTTTTATATTATCAGTGACTAAGACAGATGCTTAATGACAAGACGAATAGAAAGGACACAACCTACATGCACATCTGTCTTGTATGTATCTATCTTATTGGCAAGACGGAAATAACAAATGCACCATCTAGATAGAAAGGGCGCAACCTACATGCACATCTGTATTGTATGTGCAGTAACCCAAGCAAGAGAGAATTAATGTAACTGCTTACATCAAGTGGCATTATTAGGCCAAAAGTTTAGTTGCATTAACCGAAATTTAAACCTGAGCAAAGAATTACACTAACATTAGATAAAACTGTAATGATATAGAATTACAATCTTAGAATAGCACACGTGACAACAGGGTTCAGTGCCTAAAAAACAGGGTTTAAAAGTAATGTAATATTTACTTAGCAAATAAAACCCAAATGGGCAGAAAAACCTTGCTTGATAGGCAAGGAATTGTACCAACATCATTTCAAATGCTGGTCACCAACCCCAAAATCAAACTAACAACTGCTTTCTTCGGCCAGCATTTACAAATGATGTTTCTACTTTAACAtagtaaacaaagaaaatttagtttttaatagcATTAAAATGTTCCTAATATTGGAAaagaattaaccaaattacaTAGAAAAGGATACGATgaatattaatatcaaataacatccagaaaaagaaattaatacaGAAAAACTTACATAAAAGCAAGGAGAGAATAAGTAGAAGAAGTCCCGCGCATGAGTAGAGTATTAGTAATTTGCATCGATGTGGATATACAGGAAACAAGCAGATTGCAAGAGTCAATATGGGCCAGAAAAATGAGAGAAGTGTCTGCCATAATGGCCTTCGTTTCACAAACGTCCATGCAAAAAAGGCATCATTTTCAGAGAACACTCGCTCCTGCAAAAAGGGTCAGAACCAGATAAAAGCATTAGTTTGAGGAAGACAGGTGATTCTgcaaaataacaacattatgGATAAGAAAACAGAGAAAGCATAAGGCAAATAGCCATAGCCAATTGCAAGAGCAAATGGATGCTGTTTGAAATGCCAATGTCAGCATTCCGAAATGCAATAATTTAGAAGCTTAGTTTCATGTGAAAGCAGACTTTATATTGTCTTCCCAAATAATGGCAATGTGTCTGCTTTGGTTAATAGTGTAATTTTGTAacaattaaatggtttaatgacgaataaaatgaataatgcAAGTTTAACCGAACAATAAATGCATATTACTTCAAGAGCAAATATGAAAACAGCACCAGAGCATTGAAGGCACAGAAATTAGGGGGCAGGAGGTGGGGCAGGGACCATAAAATAAACTTTGTACAGAAGCAAATGACAGTGAATGTTTATAACATATAACACCTTTTGTCACAGAAAAGCATCCAAGACCACATGAAACAGAAGTTATCATCTTAATCAGACCAAAAAGAGATTCCAATCCTTGATACATAGAAGACTTCAGGTTAGAGGATAACTCAATAAGATGGAACAAGCCCCTGTGACTTAGGTTGAGAGAACATAGTAGATCAATGTATATAAGTCTAGGCCTAAAGTATTTACAAATTGTAAGCATGAAATCTTCAGGTTTATCCTGAAAAAGTTTGGACAGATCTAGTCTGCATTTTAAGATAACTCTTTGAATATATTAACAAAGTAAACAAGAATACACATTACATATAGAAATTTTTGTATAAGAATCTCAAGCAGCCATACTACCTAAAAGTGAAATAAGTAAatgatttatcaaatattttaatgttacaCAAATAAAATACTTACAGGAAAGATTTCTAAATGTGCAGGCCAGGTAGACAACTTTTTCTTCCCCGGACGAACAGTTTTCACCACACGGTCACACCGCACCAAAAGATTTTTTTGTAACAAATTATTGGCAATATCTTCAGTTTCAAGATCTCTATCTGATTCCAGTATTTCTTTAAGCTCAGGATGATTTTTCATAAAGCTTACAAAATCCTTCCCCCTAAAATATTCGACACGAGTTTCTTGCAAGACAGCCCATCTAGACTCCAAATCTTTATGGTCTCTAACTTTCTCAGcaaacaattgatatacatccTGCTTGGCAGCTTGTTTCTGGGTAGAAAGGAAATGTCAcagaaattaaataacaataacattataaaattcacGAATTATTATCACTTATAAAAATTGGCCAGGACAAACACATTGGAACACAAGTAACCCTCAAATTCATGAGACAAGTAACCAAATGTATGGGGATATGACCCTCCAATACATGGAAAACTTGGGAAAAAAATTGAGCATAATCGTATCAAACCCTCGCATTCGAGTAAAATAAGTCCAGTTGGTCGGGCAAACAAGTACAAATCACAAAAGCATCCTAGACAGTCAAGCAAAATATATCATCACAGGTTTTTTAACCATTAGTAAGTTAAAATGCAATCATTTTTCCACCATGGAAACAACTTTTTCCGAATTTGTCTGGCAAACTTATCAAAACTAAGCCATCATAATTTCCACAATTTTACCATATCCTCTACACCGAGCCTTTCCGGAAAAAGCATTAAACGTGATCATAATTTCCCTTCCTCATTTCCCCCCTTTTAATgcttaatataataaaaaagaacatttcaaaagaaataaactagattaaaaaaaaaaagatcatagAATTTCTTGCCTCAATTCCCTCACATGAAAAATGTAATGCAATAATTAAACTAGtcccaaaaattaatacaaatcaaCATCTTATGTTTTCTTAGCAatgcaaataaaattagatttttgtCTTCGTTAAAAAAAAACGATTGTAATATCTACACTAAATTCATAacaaaaatttcagatcaaaACCAAACGAAGTTTTTTTTGTaaatctaaaaaagaaaaatgtcaattaacaattcaaaacaaaaaccctagatcggaaaaaataaatgagaaaagaaaatgacgAACCCTAGGAGGAGTGTCGGAGCTGGGATCTCTGCCAACATTTTGTACGGACGCCGAAGATCTTCGAGCTTTCCTCTTCTCCGCTGCTCCtgatttcttcatttttctttttctttttctttttcaaattttcggattttctttcttatttatgggttttcttttttccttttcagtattctgtttcttttatatttattttctctttctatGGGAAACGCCtgttgaataaaaatatatattataaactcATGAGACTAATTTTTATGCCCAATAAAGAGTATTTATTAGacttgaataatatatttttatatttataaatgattaaaattaaattaaaccattCTTTGCCGGGttagtttgaattttaaaagctattaattaattaaaataattgtccAAATCAAAATCGATTAAACCTTAATTGAGTCGATTATAATCGAAAATTgcttttttatttgattcttttttatcCATATGTTGTatttggccaatttcttgtGTTGTTGTTGTAGACTTGTAGCCTCTATTGTTTTCAACAACCTATTGATTTAGCTATGTATATGCCGACACTTTATTATTGTAAACTGGCATTTCTCAATATGGGATCCATGGTATATCAAGGCACCTATTTGTATAGGtgcaaaattaatataattttatatttttttataattaattgttaaatttattaatataattgtatttattatgtatgtaaaatttcaagttaactCAATATCTCGATTATATCGATTTAAAATactgtttatattaatatatgtttaagggttgaaaccattttacataaaacaaataattaaaatatttttatttaaaattgaatgtaACATGAAATTCAATAACTGGatcataaaaaagttataacattGTATAAGTAGATCCTTTCTTCAAGGATGTCCATTTGGTTTGttcgtttttaattaaaaaccaaataaatatgagctgtttatattattaaaattgaactttCTTTTATTCGGTTAGGtcgttttttaaataataaatttatttattataaaataaaaaaatattgttttaattgctAAATTATAAGATTTGTCATTAACAATGTTGATTGATTTTTCGTTTGATCAAttactaatttataaaataaataatatgtaaattaatttattgtttcaaTTGGGAGAATGCATTCATGGCTACATTCGAAAACGAATCAAATGGTTACCCTTAAAAATGCACTAATTGAAATGTATTCGAATTCATAACGAATGCATTGCAAGTGTTTGAGAATATGATCCATAGAACTGTTATAACTTGGACTGCCGTCATATCAGCACTGAAATGCATTGCAAGTTGTATGATCGATTTACTTGTTCGAGCCGGTTACCTAGCAGAAGCGCTCGAACTAGTTAGTTGGATGCCATTTCAGCCGAATGTAGCTAAATGGGGTTCTGTTCTTGCTGCATCTAATACTCATGGTGATGCTGAGCTGGGAGAGTTAGCTTTGCTCCATTTGGTACAGTTGGAGCCTTGGAATAGTGGGAACTATGCAATTTTATCCAATATATATGCTTCAGCTGGGAGAATGGATAAGTCTGTAATGGCaaggaagatgatgaaagaCAGGTGTTCGAAAGGTGCCAGGTCGGAGTTCCATTCAGGTGAGTAATATAACTCATGAATTCATTGCAGGAGATACATCACACCCTCAGTTTGGTAGAATACATGGAACCCTATTCACCATGAATGAGCAGATGAAAACTGCTCAACATAATCCCGTAAACGAATTCGGTGAGCTTATGATGGAAGTGCAATTCTGATATCGGACCACCATCGGTAAGTGACCGCGCTTCATTTTGATGACGTCCGTGTTCTCAATTCAGAATAGTGAGCAGGTCCACTAAAGGAGTGTGCATCTAAAGCAATGTAGTTAGTACCGTATGAGCTGATGTATCATTTTTGCTTCGATACTGATATGTAACACTTAGAAATGAAACAACCCTTATAAACTTTAGATTACCTCAacacatcaaataattcaaagacCATGATATTTTAAGACTAATATAAGAGACAATTGTTGCCAGAAAAGACTGaacatcatattattattattacttccTAGGACTACAAGATAATTCACATAAACcaagaaataaaatttggatGGAATCCTTAACATAGATGAATAAACAAACATATGGAACTGAGTTCTTAATCATATTGCAGAAGGAAACTACTTAGCTCTAGATGCCAGGCTTGTGGTGCTTGTTTCAGGTCATGGCTGATCTTGTGCAGTTTCAAAGAACCAATTCGTAGATACCATAAGGACAGAAGCCTTATTACAACATAAAGATGCTAGGTAGTACCAAACAGACAGATCAATTTTCTTGGGGTGCCTCGAATCTTGTTGGAGTATCAATGCCCATCATGCAGCAAAGGCCTGATACTAAGATTAAAAGCAACACAATTCCCTGAAAATCATGCAGTGCGGCCACATAAGGATCCCTCTAGGCATAATATAAGCAATAAGATATGGACTGAAAAGACCAACACTGAAAGAAAAAACACATATTGAAATCCATATGACCACATCACAACACTCGTGACTACAAAAGCATTCTGAATCCAAGAAAGGATTAGTAAACACTGAAACAATAAGAATGCATTTCCAAATCCATATAACCATATCAGAACACTCATAATGGAAAAGCATTGTCGTTAGATTAGAGGTAACAGAAATGTGGAGGGCAAAGACAAAGACTTACAACT
The Gossypium raimondii isolate GPD5lz chromosome 8, ASM2569854v1, whole genome shotgun sequence DNA segment above includes these coding regions:
- the LOC105790120 gene encoding uncharacterized protein LOC105790120 — its product is MKKSGAAEKRKARRSSASVQNVGRDPSSDTPPRKQAAKQDVYQLFAEKVRDHKDLESRWAVLQETRVEYFRGKDFVSFMKNHPELKEILESDRDLETEDIANNLLQKNLLVRCDRVVKTVRPGKKKLSTWPAHLEIFPERVFSENDAFFAWTFVKRRPLWQTLLSFFWPILTLAICLFPVYPHRCKLLILYSCAGLLLLILSLLLLRAAIFGAAWIVLGKRIWFFPNILAEEATLRELFRFLPKKDEEERPKWTARLFYAIVAVLVILLLRHHAPDEAARARYQKRMSNIIDDVLEWSPSLALSGMMEKQPVVNATEDNNKFSNESKVNSETVTPPDETENPDETDQHQTNNTI